A region from the Paludicola sp. MB14-C6 genome encodes:
- the infB gene encoding translation initiation factor IF-2 has product MKPKKIKIVDLAKDLNTQPNDIIEFLAKTDETPKKPTSSLTEDELNIVFDHYMAKAEVKSFDAYFSSADQKEQDTLKDNKPVENKPEVSKPEPKPNAQQPQQKPSQSQQKPAQPKENQFRPNNNRPDNRQGNRPDNRQNNRSENHSENRPAFRPNLNGQNNNNAKPGFTQNKPVHNQQKPVTPASQPAVTKERTIRHVDTKTVEVNLDKYNERYEEIAPQQASRKTDSFQRKQKINQKSQQRNKAKYSNKKETEAQKLQRMALERARKQQLKVMIPDEIVVSELASRLKVNVAEVIKKLMVLGVMASQTEVIDFDTASMVALELNAKVEREVVVTIEERLIDDSEDDSDNLETRNPIVVVMGHVDHGKTSLLDKIRNAHVTTTEAGGITQHIGAYTVKANDREITFLDTPGHEAFTSMRARGASVTDIAILVVAADDGIMPQTVEAINHAKAAGVQIIVAINKMDKPSANADKVKQELTEYELIPEEWGGETICCPVSALTGQGVDQLLEMVLLVADMADLKANPNRQAKGTVVEARLDKGRGPVATLLVQNGTLRTGDVLIAGACVGRVRVMTNDKGIVVNEAGPSYPVEVTGLAEVPSAGDVFNAVEDERLARTLVEQRKYEEKEEKFSQYQKVTLDNLFSQIAEGEMKELPIIVKADVQGSAEAVKQSLEKLSNDEVRVRVIHNGVGAIKESDVMLAQASNAIIIGFNVRPDPKIQDAMNDDEVEIRLYRIIYDAIDDVKQAMKGMLAPKTREVELGRAEVRQVYKISNVGTISGSYVLNGKVVRSALIRVVRDGIVIVEDKISSLKRFKDDAKEVAQGFECGIGLEKFNDLKEGDILESFIIEEYRD; this is encoded by the coding sequence ATGAAACCAAAAAAGATTAAAATTGTAGATTTAGCAAAAGATTTAAATACACAGCCAAATGATATAATCGAATTTTTAGCGAAAACAGATGAAACGCCAAAGAAACCAACTTCTTCTTTAACTGAAGACGAACTCAACATAGTATTTGATCATTATATGGCAAAGGCAGAAGTAAAAAGTTTTGATGCATATTTTTCATCAGCAGATCAGAAGGAGCAAGATACATTGAAAGATAATAAACCAGTTGAAAACAAACCAGAAGTAAGCAAGCCTGAGCCAAAACCAAATGCGCAACAACCACAACAAAAACCTTCACAATCACAACAAAAACCTGCACAACCAAAAGAAAATCAATTTAGACCAAATAATAATCGTCCTGATAATCGTCAAGGCAACCGCCCTGACAATCGTCAAAATAATCGTTCTGAAAATCATTCAGAAAACAGACCAGCATTTAGACCAAACTTAAATGGTCAAAATAATAATAATGCTAAACCTGGATTTACACAAAATAAACCTGTTCATAATCAACAAAAGCCAGTAACTCCTGCATCCCAACCAGCAGTTACTAAAGAAAGAACAATTCGCCACGTTGATACTAAAACAGTTGAAGTAAACTTAGATAAATATAATGAGCGTTACGAAGAAATCGCGCCTCAACAAGCTTCAAGAAAAACGGATTCTTTCCAAAGAAAGCAAAAAATCAACCAAAAATCTCAACAAAGAAATAAAGCAAAATATTCAAATAAAAAAGAAACCGAAGCTCAAAAATTACAAAGAATGGCATTAGAAAGAGCAAGAAAGCAACAATTAAAAGTTATGATTCCTGATGAAATTGTTGTTTCTGAACTTGCTTCTCGCTTAAAAGTAAATGTTGCTGAAGTAATTAAAAAACTTATGGTATTAGGCGTTATGGCTTCTCAAACAGAAGTAATCGATTTTGATACCGCTTCTATGGTGGCTTTAGAATTAAACGCAAAAGTAGAAAGAGAAGTTGTTGTAACAATTGAAGAGCGCTTAATTGACGATAGTGAAGACGATTCTGATAATCTTGAAACAAGAAACCCAATCGTTGTTGTTATGGGCCACGTTGACCACGGTAAAACTTCTCTACTAGATAAAATTAGAAATGCTCATGTTACTACAACTGAAGCAGGCGGTATTACACAACATATTGGTGCTTACACAGTGAAAGCAAATGATAGAGAAATTACATTCCTCGATACTCCTGGTCATGAAGCGTTCACTTCAATGCGTGCTCGTGGTGCATCTGTAACTGACATAGCAATCTTAGTAGTAGCAGCAGACGATGGTATCATGCCTCAAACTGTTGAAGCTATTAACCATGCAAAAGCAGCTGGCGTACAAATTATTGTTGCAATCAATAAAATGGATAAACCATCAGCAAATGCAGATAAAGTAAAACAAGAGTTAACAGAATATGAGTTAATCCCTGAAGAATGGGGCGGCGAAACAATTTGTTGTCCGGTTTCTGCTTTAACCGGTCAAGGTGTTGACCAACTTCTTGAAATGGTATTATTAGTAGCAGATATGGCTGATTTAAAAGCAAACCCAAATCGTCAAGCAAAAGGTACTGTTGTTGAAGCACGTCTTGATAAAGGTCGTGGACCAGTTGCAACACTTCTAGTTCAAAATGGTACATTAAGAACAGGCGATGTTTTAATTGCAGGTGCTTGTGTAGGTAGAGTTAGAGTAATGACAAACGATAAGGGTATAGTAGTAAATGAAGCAGGTCCATCTTACCCTGTTGAGGTTACCGGATTAGCAGAAGTTCCATCTGCTGGTGATGTATTTAATGCTGTTGAGGATGAGCGCTTAGCTAGAACACTTGTTGAACAAAGAAAATATGAAGAAAAAGAAGAAAAGTTCAGCCAATATCAGAAAGTTACTTTGGATAACCTATTCAGCCAAATTGCTGAAGGTGAAATGAAAGAGCTGCCTATTATCGTAAAAGCTGACGTTCAAGGTTCTGCAGAGGCAGTAAAACAATCATTAGAGAAACTATCAAACGATGAAGTACGTGTTCGTGTTATCCATAATGGTGTTGGAGCAATCAAAGAATCCGATGTTATGTTAGCGCAAGCATCTAATGCAATCATCATTGGATTTAACGTTCGTCCTGACCCTAAAATTCAAGACGCAATGAATGATGATGAAGTTGAAATTCGTCTATATCGTATTATATATGATGCAATTGATGATGTAAAACAAGCAATGAAAGGTATGCTCGCACCAAAAACTCGTGAAGTAGAGCTTGGTCGTGCAGAAGTTCGTCAAGTATATAAAATTTCTAACGTTGGTACTATCTCAGGAAGCTATGTGTTAAACGGTAAAGTTGTTCGTTCTGCTTTGATTCGTGTTGTTCGTGACGGTATCGTTATTGTAGAAGATAAGATTAGTTCACTAAAACGTTTTAAAGATGACGCTAAAGAAGTTGCACAAGGCTTTGAATGTGGTATTGGACTAGAAAAATTCAATGACTTAAAAGAAGGAGATATCCTAGAATCCTTTATCATTGAAGAATACAGAGATTAA
- a CDS encoding alpha-L-fucosidase: MSEVVLVDGVHNYSNAQDYVPPKSKEVQEHLKWFTGLKLGLMMHFAPESQLGICESWPLSNGDADWSREDIDWTDDMDEFKQQYINANKTFNPVKFRPDEWAKLAKDCGFKYLLFTTKHHDGFCMYDTKTTTYKITDPSCPFHTHKYADMVKHLYEAFRKEGLAISTYFSKPDWHSNYYWCDQFPEAETRNVNYDIEKHPDIWNKFVEYTHEQITELTSNYGKVDVLWLDGGWVEPNNLHQDIRLGEIVEKIRSTTQPHLIVCDRTVGGEYENIITPEQTVPDAIIDVPWESNITLGDGFSYRYCDHYKTGRTLVHKLLDVVSKGGNLALNIAPQPDGKLPKNGVDSLRQLGSWLKVNGDGIYETKAYKNTTDKNVVYTQKNGVVYAFYLFDEVPSFFRTVYLTIDKPVKRIELLRNHQQIPFTQNGSTVEIHTHDINMMEAKYSDCFQLFFE; this comes from the coding sequence ATGAGTGAAGTTGTTTTAGTGGATGGCGTCCACAATTATTCAAATGCACAAGATTATGTGCCTCCTAAGAGCAAAGAAGTACAAGAGCATTTAAAATGGTTTACGGGGTTAAAGCTTGGCTTAATGATGCATTTTGCGCCGGAATCTCAATTAGGAATTTGCGAATCATGGCCATTATCAAATGGAGATGCAGACTGGTCACGTGAAGATATTGACTGGACAGATGATATGGATGAATTCAAACAGCAATATATTAATGCAAATAAAACTTTTAATCCTGTAAAATTCAGACCGGATGAATGGGCTAAACTAGCAAAGGATTGCGGCTTTAAATATTTATTGTTTACAACCAAACATCATGACGGTTTTTGTATGTATGATACCAAAACAACAACCTATAAAATAACCGATCCATCTTGCCCTTTCCATACACATAAGTATGCGGATATGGTAAAACATTTATATGAAGCGTTTAGAAAAGAAGGATTAGCGATTTCTACTTACTTTTCAAAGCCTGATTGGCACAGTAATTACTATTGGTGTGATCAATTTCCTGAAGCGGAAACACGTAATGTAAACTATGATATTGAAAAACATCCTGATATTTGGAATAAATTTGTTGAATATACGCATGAGCAAATTACCGAATTAACTTCTAATTATGGCAAAGTAGATGTTTTATGGCTCGATGGTGGCTGGGTTGAACCGAATAATCTTCATCAAGATATTCGGTTGGGCGAAATTGTAGAAAAAATTCGTTCTACAACGCAACCTCATTTAATTGTATGTGACCGTACTGTAGGCGGAGAATATGAGAATATTATTACTCCAGAGCAAACCGTTCCGGATGCAATTATCGACGTTCCTTGGGAAAGCAATATAACATTAGGCGATGGCTTTTCATATCGATATTGTGACCATTATAAAACGGGTCGTACATTAGTACATAAATTGCTTGATGTTGTTTCAAAAGGCGGAAATTTGGCTTTAAATATTGCACCACAACCAGATGGAAAATTACCGAAAAACGGAGTAGATTCTTTACGTCAATTAGGCAGCTGGTTGAAGGTAAATGGTGATGGAATATATGAAACAAAAGCATATAAAAACACCACTGATAAAAACGTAGTCTATACGCAAAAAAATGGAGTTGTTTATGCATTCTATCTTTTTGATGAAGTACCATCCTTCTTCCGAACAGTTTATTTAACAATTGATAAACCTGTTAAACGAATTGAACTTCTTCGTAATCATCAACAAATCCCATTTACTCAAAATGGTTCAACGGTAGAAATACATACACACGACATTAACATGATGGAAGCAAAATACAGCGATTGTTTCCAACTATTTTTTGAATAG
- the rimP gene encoding ribosome maturation factor RimP, which translates to MKKNGGNTVKIVTDLVKPIVDELGLILWDVRFEKEGSIWLLRVIIDKVGGVSVDDCEAVSRPLDKLLDEVDPIDQSYCLEVASAGLERELTKSWHFDECIGKKVQLKLIRPYNGERDFVGKLQKYENDAISIECEEHNYTFLLNDVAYVRLYVEF; encoded by the coding sequence ATGAAAAAGAACGGCGGTAATACAGTTAAAATTGTAACAGATCTAGTGAAGCCAATTGTTGATGAATTAGGGTTAATCTTATGGGATGTTCGCTTTGAAAAAGAAGGATCAATTTGGTTGCTTCGTGTGATCATTGATAAAGTTGGCGGCGTTAGTGTAGATGATTGTGAAGCGGTAAGTCGTCCGTTGGATAAATTGCTTGACGAAGTAGATCCAATCGATCAAAGCTATTGCTTGGAAGTAGCTTCAGCAGGATTAGAACGTGAACTAACAAAATCATGGCATTTTGACGAATGTATCGGAAAAAAAGTGCAACTTAAGCTAATTCGCCCATATAATGGTGAGCGAGATTTTGTTGGTAAGCTTCAAAAATATGAAAATGATGCAATTAGTATTGAATGTGAAGAACATAATTATACGTTCTTATTAAATGATGTAGCTTATGTAAGATTATATGTTGAATTTTAA
- a CDS encoding DUF6591 domain-containing protein has protein sequence MKKVVALFVLIAITMGMMVGCNNKQNGKEKQIEKAIEDVVSDKGKVDIDENKFSVKDEDGDEATFGQTTWPSGKAADLIPKCESGKVIGVVNSVDACVVTLEGVSEREYEAYVNVVKNAGYTTESGEINVASAKTYYGIKGQTTICVVYTVKGSYMAITLDSEK, from the coding sequence ATGAAAAAAGTAGTTGCGTTATTTGTTTTAATAGCTATAACTATGGGGATGATGGTTGGCTGTAATAACAAGCAGAATGGTAAAGAAAAGCAGATTGAAAAAGCAATAGAAGATGTAGTGAGTGATAAGGGAAAAGTTGATATAGATGAAAATAAATTTTCAGTAAAAGATGAGGATGGAGATGAAGCAACATTTGGTCAAACGACTTGGCCGAGCGGGAAGGCTGCAGATTTAATCCCTAAATGTGAATCAGGCAAGGTCATTGGTGTAGTGAATTCGGTAGATGCTTGTGTAGTAACATTAGAAGGTGTTAGCGAGAGGGAATATGAAGCATATGTGAATGTGGTAAAAAATGCAGGATATACAACCGAATCAGGAGAAATAAATGTGGCTAGTGCAAAGACTTATTATGGAATCAAAGGCCAAACAACAATTTGTGTTGTTTATACTGTAAAAGGTAGCTATATGGCAATCACGCTGGACTCAGAAAAATAA
- a CDS encoding glycoside hydrolase family 25 protein — translation MKREKTARVTVIVLTIISILLCISLVVTIILFEEYKRNNSIPVSAKPQLKSELPSSSVADAITTQSLKAYAQQYNVSVEFLQRFFNDVIVYKDSDQIVYAPIDEKLPKNPYDFKNLVYLDSEIQYQKNGVSTGIKGIDVSKYQGDINWNKVKADHVKFAIIRIGFRGYQNGKITIDESCKKNIEGAIAAGIKVGVYFFSQAITIEEVIQEADTVLEYIKDYKITYPVVFDAEEILEENARTNSLTTAQRTDITVAFCQKIKSAGYTPMIYANVKWFVAKLDMSRLTMYDKWFAQYFKTPFFPYDFQMWQYTGKGKVDGIKGDVDLNICFKDYSK, via the coding sequence ATGAAACGAGAGAAAACTGCACGAGTTACAGTAATTGTGTTAACCATTATAAGTATTTTACTTTGCATATCATTAGTGGTAACAATTATACTTTTTGAGGAATACAAAAGAAACAATTCGATTCCAGTAAGCGCAAAACCACAATTAAAATCAGAATTGCCATCATCATCTGTTGCTGACGCTATCACAACACAATCGTTAAAAGCATATGCGCAGCAGTATAATGTCAGTGTTGAGTTTTTGCAGCGTTTTTTTAATGATGTTATTGTTTATAAGGACTCTGACCAAATTGTATATGCTCCAATAGACGAAAAGTTACCTAAGAACCCATATGACTTTAAAAACTTAGTATATTTGGATTCTGAGATACAATATCAAAAAAACGGTGTTTCTACTGGCATAAAAGGTATTGATGTATCAAAGTATCAGGGCGATATAAATTGGAATAAAGTGAAGGCTGATCATGTTAAGTTTGCTATTATTCGTATTGGATTTCGTGGATATCAAAATGGAAAGATTACAATTGATGAATCCTGTAAAAAAAATATTGAAGGAGCAATTGCTGCAGGTATAAAAGTAGGTGTTTACTTTTTTTCTCAAGCAATTACAATAGAAGAGGTAATCCAAGAGGCAGACACAGTTTTAGAATATATAAAGGATTATAAAATTACATATCCAGTTGTTTTTGATGCTGAAGAAATACTAGAAGAAAATGCTCGCACTAATTCGCTAACCACAGCTCAACGCACTGATATTACTGTTGCTTTTTGTCAAAAAATCAAGAGTGCAGGGTACACACCTATGATATATGCTAATGTGAAGTGGTTTGTCGCAAAGCTAGATATGTCACGATTGACAATGTATGATAAGTGGTTTGCACAGTATTTTAAAACTCCATTTTTTCCATATGATTTTCAAATGTGGCAGTATACAGGAAAAGGCAAAGTCGACGGAATAAAAGGTGATGTCGATTTAAACATTTGTTTTAAGGATTACTCTAAGTAA
- a CDS encoding LytR/AlgR family response regulator transcription factor — MRIAICDDMPDQLEKIYELVSEYVQANHINADIKTFSHPDNLLRYCESENAQLYVLDIVMPMMSGVQLGQEIRNLDRESQIIYVTTAPEFALDSFSVHPLNYLLKPIQKDKLFDTLSLAITKIKADEVSLTIKTKNGLHTISIASVIYCEYVKHAVKYVLASGEIIETTTIKGSFSDYISSLLADKRFIQPHSAFVINMSRVQRLTRDGFTMCSGAFVPISGKLFTQVKNNYLNFRLKDEVTI, encoded by the coding sequence ATGAGGATTGCAATTTGTGATGATATGCCGGATCAACTTGAAAAAATATATGAACTGGTGAGTGAATACGTACAAGCCAATCATATAAATGCTGATATCAAAACTTTTTCACATCCGGATAATCTTCTAAGGTATTGCGAATCGGAAAATGCGCAGCTTTATGTGCTTGATATTGTTATGCCGATGATGAGTGGTGTACAGCTGGGGCAAGAAATTCGAAATCTTGATCGTGAATCCCAAATTATTTACGTAACCACCGCCCCTGAATTTGCCCTTGATTCTTTTAGCGTTCATCCTTTAAATTATCTATTAAAACCTATTCAAAAAGATAAACTATTTGACACACTTTCTCTAGCAATAACCAAGATAAAAGCTGATGAAGTAAGTTTAACCATTAAAACGAAAAACGGATTACATACTATTTCAATCGCTTCTGTTATTTATTGTGAATATGTCAAACACGCTGTAAAATATGTATTAGCAAGCGGTGAGATAATCGAAACAACTACAATTAAGGGTAGTTTTTCAGATTATATTTCCTCATTACTTGCTGACAAACGCTTTATTCAACCGCATTCTGCTTTTGTTATTAATATGAGCCGTGTGCAACGATTAACTCGTGATGGGTTCACTATGTGTAGCGGCGCTTTTGTACCTATTTCAGGCAAGCTGTTTACACAAGTAAAAAATAACTATCTGAATTTTCGATTAAAAGATGAGGTAACAATATGA
- a CDS encoding L7Ae/L30e/S12e/Gadd45 family ribosomal protein has product MNKIAQDLSLCKRAGKLILGFDVVKKSMQDGSAELIVLAKDLSPKTRKETIYLSEQFEIPLLTTDLTLDELWYLLGKRVGVISVIDYGLSEKIKKDASTQNITYSYEEENR; this is encoded by the coding sequence ATGAATAAAATAGCTCAAGATTTATCTCTTTGTAAACGTGCAGGAAAGTTGATACTTGGTTTTGATGTGGTTAAAAAATCAATGCAAGACGGTTCAGCAGAACTAATCGTATTAGCAAAAGATTTATCGCCCAAAACGAGAAAAGAAACAATATATTTATCCGAGCAATTCGAAATTCCATTACTTACAACCGATTTAACACTAGATGAACTATGGTATTTGCTAGGGAAACGTGTAGGAGTAATTTCCGTAATCGACTATGGTTTAAGTGAAAAGATAAAAAAAGACGCATCCACTCAAAATATCACGTATAGCTATGAGGAGGAAAACAGATGA
- a CDS encoding linear amide C-N hydrolase, with the protein MKVVQNINKNIRAEIKRISNSHYYMDYFGDYEFDEYLSKGVCNIDDYINFVTQRLIFDDKANLKNQDFGCAAFVAKNLDGDFIFARNMDCECATAMVIKLQDCNTYHSIGLLNMAELDWDEYTYDTLDIDSKLTLAAPYSPSDGINEHGLAVAILTDVDGIYPTTNKITLLDLTLPRLILNQAKNVEEAIQLAQNYNLFHIVSPIHYMVADVTGNSAVIEFVNGEMVVTKKNCNYQVVTNFTLYNNPLHNGFGKDRYENIEHELVKRNGVISENDALELLKKNVIPGDEQWSAVYNLNKRNVLISFCKEYDAVYRYELTV; encoded by the coding sequence ATGAAAGTAGTACAAAATATCAATAAGAACATAAGAGCGGAGATTAAAAGAATTAGCAATAGTCATTACTATATGGATTACTTTGGTGATTATGAATTTGATGAATATTTATCAAAAGGTGTATGTAATATAGATGACTATATCAACTTTGTGACTCAAAGACTTATATTTGATGATAAGGCAAATTTAAAAAATCAAGATTTTGGATGTGCTGCGTTTGTTGCCAAAAATTTGGATGGCGACTTTATCTTTGCACGAAATATGGACTGTGAATGTGCAACTGCTATGGTTATCAAATTACAGGATTGTAATACATATCATTCGATAGGATTATTGAATATGGCTGAATTGGATTGGGATGAATATACATATGACACATTGGATATTGATTCAAAATTAACATTGGCAGCACCATATAGCCCATCTGATGGAATAAATGAGCATGGATTAGCTGTCGCAATTTTAACTGATGTTGATGGAATTTATCCGACTACCAATAAAATCACCTTACTAGATTTAACATTACCTAGGTTAATATTAAATCAGGCAAAGAATGTTGAAGAAGCAATTCAATTAGCACAGAATTACAACTTATTTCATATCGTTTCTCCAATACACTATATGGTAGCCGATGTAACAGGAAACTCAGCGGTAATTGAGTTTGTAAATGGAGAGATGGTCGTTACAAAGAAAAACTGTAACTATCAAGTAGTAACTAATTTTACTTTATATAATAATCCACTCCATAATGGGTTTGGAAAAGATAGATATGAAAATATTGAACATGAGTTAGTAAAACGTAATGGCGTTATTTCGGAAAACGATGCTTTAGAGTTGTTGAAGAAAAATGTAATACCTGGTGATGAGCAGTGGTCGGCAGTTTATAACCTAAATAAAAGAAATGTTTTGATTTCTTTTTGCAAAGAGTATGATGCGGTTTATAGATATGAACTAACAGTCTAA
- the nusA gene encoding transcription termination factor NusA produces the protein MNNELFDALELLEKEKGIKVEDVLNAIKNAIGVAVRKYYTVGEDNVEVELDMEEKKFKVCVIKDVVDELTDSTTQIHIDEAQQKNKRAKVGTRLSIKLDTKQIGRIAALSGKNLIHTAISDAVKAKQYEQYQNKLHEVVNAKVVKVEPKTGNATVFFDKTETILFKNEQIPNEILVEGDNIKVYVNDVVSTEKRCTLKISRTHKDLVKRLFEMEVPEIFDGTVEVKSISREAGSRTKIAVWSKDENVDPIGACIGKNFSRVSNIVNELNGEKIDIVQYNDIPEKFIAQALSPSDVVSVEILNKEEKTCRVIVPDSQLSLAIGNKGQNAKLAAKLTGYKIDIRPESGPIEPKEEPKEEIAE, from the coding sequence ATGAATAACGAATTATTTGACGCACTTGAATTATTGGAAAAAGAAAAGGGAATCAAGGTAGAAGATGTTTTAAATGCAATTAAAAATGCAATTGGTGTTGCAGTAAGAAAATACTACACCGTTGGAGAAGATAATGTAGAAGTTGAATTGGATATGGAAGAAAAGAAATTCAAAGTTTGCGTTATTAAGGATGTTGTAGATGAGTTAACTGATTCCACAACACAAATTCATATTGATGAAGCACAGCAAAAAAACAAACGTGCAAAAGTAGGTACTAGACTTTCGATTAAATTAGATACTAAGCAAATTGGCCGTATTGCTGCATTATCCGGTAAAAACTTGATCCATACTGCGATTTCCGATGCAGTAAAAGCAAAACAATACGAGCAATATCAAAACAAATTACATGAAGTAGTAAATGCTAAGGTAGTAAAAGTTGAACCAAAAACAGGAAATGCAACTGTATTTTTTGATAAAACCGAAACAATTTTATTTAAGAATGAGCAAATTCCAAATGAGATTTTAGTAGAAGGTGACAACATCAAAGTTTATGTAAATGATGTTGTAAGTACAGAAAAAAGATGTACATTGAAAATTTCAAGAACCCATAAAGATTTAGTAAAACGTTTATTCGAGATGGAGGTACCTGAAATCTTTGATGGTACAGTAGAAGTAAAATCCATTTCTCGTGAAGCAGGTTCCAGAACGAAAATCGCAGTATGGAGTAAAGACGAAAATGTTGATCCAATCGGCGCTTGTATTGGTAAAAACTTCTCTCGTGTATCCAACATAGTGAATGAATTAAACGGTGAGAAAATTGATATTGTTCAATACAACGATATTCCAGAGAAATTTATTGCGCAAGCATTATCACCATCCGATGTAGTTAGCGTTGAGATTTTGAATAAAGAAGAAAAAACTTGTCGTGTTATTGTTCCAGATAGCCAATTGTCATTAGCAATCGGAAATAAAGGTCAAAATGCGAAACTAGCGGCAAAATTGACCGGCTATAAAATTGATATTAGACCTGAAAGTGGCCCAATTGAGCCAAAAGAAGAACCAAAAGAAGAAATAGCGGAATAA
- the rnpM gene encoding RNase P modulator RnpM, translating into MQTRKVPLRKCTGCNEMKPKKELVRVVKNKENEIFLDLTGKKAGRGAYVCCSLDCLKKARKQRGFERAFSCKIPDEVYDQMEKELAENE; encoded by the coding sequence ATGCAAACAAGAAAAGTACCTCTCAGAAAATGTACAGGGTGCAACGAAATGAAACCCAAAAAAGAGCTTGTGCGCGTAGTGAAAAACAAGGAGAATGAAATATTCCTTGATTTAACTGGTAAAAAAGCAGGTCGTGGCGCATATGTATGTTGCAGTTTAGATTGCTTAAAAAAAGCAAGAAAACAAAGAGGCTTTGAACGTGCATTTTCTTGTAAAATCCCTGATGAGGTTTACGATCAAATGGAAAAGGAATTAGCTGAAAATGAATAA
- a CDS encoding GHKL domain-containing protein, translating into MKVTLIHDILRAVTTDIMLILLIFTMSTPKYNKKYIYISVAVLITSFNLATNMYFYLSQNYSAVVLTDLITLILIGFALKPFFSETAMQWCFSFVTLLNIYAAIVFISYYLSAISPHPYYGVIVLRIVCFGVIIWIFRKKIGPLYRSVKEYWHVYSLLTVSLLVNYIYYLLCGDIEQTMQENFIPIMFLIFLTLFIYIGIFLSLKIIIQRYTLREENIKIQTERVLLQKTTAEMQQRLSLMDDAVKQMRVVQHDRRHFNATLTELIEQGEIAQALTLIQKQSAALPQGPRSYCENVEVNAAVCYYVAMANEKGIACDIKLNIPKNVSVDGLELAIMISNLLENAIQGVSAVVDEKQRKISFTVIDTGQLILEIKNYYVGKIETDEYGLPLSKKSGHGFGTQSVVSFAKKWNAELDYEISNNLFQVRMII; encoded by the coding sequence ATGAAAGTAACGCTGATTCATGATATATTACGTGCGGTTACTACGGATATCATGCTGATTTTGCTTATTTTTACTATGTCCACACCCAAGTACAACAAAAAATATATTTATATTTCAGTAGCAGTTTTAATTACATCATTTAACCTTGCAACAAATATGTACTTTTATTTATCTCAAAATTACTCTGCAGTTGTTTTAACAGATTTAATTACATTAATACTTATTGGATTTGCATTAAAGCCATTCTTTAGCGAAACGGCAATGCAATGGTGCTTTAGTTTTGTAACTTTGCTTAATATTTATGCTGCTATTGTTTTTATAAGTTATTATTTATCCGCAATTTCCCCCCATCCATATTATGGTGTTATCGTTTTAAGGATAGTATGTTTTGGTGTGATAATATGGATTTTTCGAAAAAAGATAGGTCCACTCTATCGAAGCGTAAAGGAATACTGGCATGTATATTCATTACTTACCGTTTCACTTTTAGTAAATTACATATATTATTTATTATGCGGTGATATTGAACAAACAATGCAAGAAAATTTTATTCCTATAATGTTTTTGATTTTTCTAACTTTATTTATATATATCGGTATTTTTCTTTCTCTTAAAATTATTATTCAAAGATATACGCTTAGAGAAGAAAACATAAAAATTCAAACTGAACGTGTACTCTTACAAAAGACTACTGCAGAAATGCAGCAAAGATTATCACTCATGGATGATGCCGTAAAACAAATGCGAGTTGTACAGCATGACAGACGCCATTTTAACGCCACTTTAACTGAGCTTATTGAGCAAGGAGAAATTGCACAAGCACTTACGTTAATACAAAAGCAATCAGCTGCACTTCCACAAGGACCAAGAAGTTATTGCGAAAATGTAGAAGTTAATGCAGCCGTTTGCTATTATGTTGCAATGGCAAATGAAAAAGGAATCGCTTGCGATATTAAGCTAAATATTCCAAAAAATGTATCGGTAGATGGTTTAGAACTTGCTATAATGATTTCTAATTTATTAGAGAACGCTATTCAGGGTGTGTCAGCGGTAGTAGACGAAAAACAACGAAAGATTAGTTTTACTGTAATTGATACAGGGCAACTCATATTAGAAATAAAAAACTATTATGTCGGCAAGATTGAAACGGATGAATATGGGTTACCATTATCTAAGAAATCAGGTCATGGATTTGGGACGCAAAGTGTTGTTTCATTTGCAAAAAAATGGAATGCTGAACTGGATTATGAAATTTCAAACAACCTTTTTCAAGTAAGAATGATTATATAG